The DNA region GGTCGTAGGAGCAGACCTTGCCCTTTTCCGCGAGGGACTTCTGTATTCCGCCGAACTTGCCGAGCCCGTCGCCCGCCCCGGACATCAGCACGACGACCGGGCGGTTCTTCACCGTCTTTCCCGAACAGGACACGTTCACCTTGCGGTCGCCGACGGTGATCTTCCCCGTTCCGGAGAACGAGGCGTCGTACTTCGCGGACGGGTCGCAGCCGGTGAGCGCGACGCCGGCCAGGGCGCAGAGCGCGGCGGCGGTGGTGACGGCGGCGGTCCTGGAATTGCGGAACATGGAATTCTCCATCGATGGGAAGAAAACGGGGACGTGATCGCCGTCCGCTGCTCCGGAATGCCAACCGCGGTTATCCGGTGCGCCGTTCCGACGATGGTCATGACCCTATTTCCGCCGCCGCCACCGCCCCACCGGGCGAACTCCCCTCTTCCCCCGGGGGTTTGCCCCACCCCGATCCGGGAGCGCCCCCCGCAGCCCCGCGCCCGTCCCGCGCCCGCGCCGGCCCCCGCCCCGCGCCCGCGCCCGCCCCGCGCCCGCCGCGTGCGCGGGCCGGGCACGGGGCCCCGCCGGGTGCCTCCGCGGACCTCGCCGGGATCAGGGGGCGATGGTGACGACCGCCTGGTGGCCGGCGGACTGCGCGCTCACGGTGAACGAGAACAGCTTGGTCGAGGCGTCGTAGCCGACCGCGCCGACCGAGCCGGCGGACGCGGACACCGTGGGACGGCGCGGCGCGTAGCCGTGCAGCGTCACCGGGCCCTCGCCGGGGGCGAAGGCGATCGTGGCGTGCACCTGGCCGGAGTCGTTGAGGTGCGCGATGCGCTTGTCGCCGTGCGCGACCCACTTGCCGGCGTCGCCGAGGAAGGCGATGCCCGAGGGGCCGACCGGCGCGACGACCCAGTACGTGCCGCTGGTGACCTGGGCGCTCACCGTGCCGCCCGCCGGGACCAGCGTGCCGGTGCCGGCGAAGTAGTCGTAGGCGTACGCCGGTCCGCTCTCGCCGATCTCGGCCAGGCCGAAGGACGCGTGCTGCGCGAAGCCGGTCGGCACCGAGCCCTTGGTGACGCCGAGCCAGTCGATGTTCCCGCCGCTGGCGCCGGTCGCGGTCAGCCGCACGGTGTTGGCGCCCGCGGCCAGGGTGACCGTCGTCCCGACCACGCTCCACGTCGTCCACCAGCCGGTGGAGGGGAAGGACAGGTTCTGCGCGCCGCCGCCGTTGACCGACAGCGCGAGCGGGCGGTCGGTGAACGAGGCGTTGGCGTACCGGAACTGCAGCGTGTAGGTGCCGGCCGACGGCGCCTGCACGGTCCACTCCACGTAGTCGCCGTCGGCGTGCTGGTAGTCCGCGAAGCCGCTGCCGGTGTAGCCGCCGTTGTCCCGGCCGACCACCGCGCCGGACAGCTTCGCGTCCTCCGCCTGGTAGACCGTCTGCGGCGGGGCGAACTGCCGCGCGTAGGCGAAGACGTAACGGTACGTCAGGCCGACGTGGGCGACATGCGTGCTCGCCACCATGGCCGGCATCGTCCCGGCGCCCTCGCCCACGTACGTCGCGTCGGTCGGAACGATCGGCACGTCCGGCTTGACGATCACCCCGTCGGGCCGCACCGCCTTGGACACGTTGGCCGCGTCGATCTTCCCCAGCGCGTCGCCGACGCCGACCGGGCCGGCCGACAGGTTCGCCAGCAGCAGGTTGTTCGTCTCGCCGCTCATGAACACGTCGACCCACGGCCACAGCCCGAGCGCGCCGGCGAACTGCGAGTCGTACAGGAACATGTCCCACTTGGGCCGGTCGAAGCGGTCGTCGCTGACCCGGATCGTGGTCAGGTTCGGGTAGCGCACGGATTGCAGGTAGTCGCGCGGCAGCGCCATGCAGTACTGCATGTCCAGGCCGTTGAGGGAGGCGGAGGCCGCCATGTTGTCGAAGAAGGCGGTGGCGTCGTTCAGGTTCTCCGCGGGCTTGGCGTTGTTGCACAGCCAGTCCTGCTCGTAGACGACGACGCCGCCGTCCTTGAGGTAGGCCATGATGTCCTGCCAGTACGCCGGGTCGGTGATCACGTCGTTCGAGAACGTGTACCGGCCGTGGTACGGGCTGGACTTGTCCATCCACCGGGCGTGCGTGACCAGCGGTTTGCCCAACTGCTGCTGGAACGCCTTGAGTCCGTCGGGGAAGAGCGTACGGTCGGCCTCGTAGACCGAGGTGCCGTCGGGCAGGTCGTTCCAGTCGTCGTCGGGGCCCTTGGGGTACCACCAGCTGTCCAGCTGCATGTAGCCCATCGGGACCTGCCGCGCCGCCCACTCGTCGCGCACCGCCAGCAGCGTGCCCGTGTAGCCCTGGTCGGCCTCGAACCTGTAGTAGTAGTCCGCGCCGTTGTCGGTCCAGTAGCCGAAGGTGTTGAGCACCGTGCCGGTGTCGTTGGCGGGGGCCGACGTGCCAGGCCAGGGTGCGGAGGGCGGCGCCCCACGCGCGGTAGGCGGCGCCGACGCCGTCTTTGGTGGTCAGGATGGTCTTGCGGGTGTAGCCGGCCGGCAGGGTGGCGATCGAGCTGATCACGCCGGCCGCGATCGCGCCGCCGGACGCCTGGGAGGTCTGCGCCTCCTGGAAGTGGTCGGCGGCCGAGAGCACGAAGGTGTTGCCGGAGCCGTCGAAGAACACCCAGGGGCTGTCCGAGGCGCCGGCGAAGGTGTTGAACTGGAACCGCCCGAAGCAGTCGCTGTGGCTCAACTGGTGGGCCAGGTCCGGATATCCGGTGAAGGTCGGGAACGGCGAGGAGTTGGCGGCGGCCGTGACGTAGGTGTCGGTGAAGACGACCGCGGACGCGCTGTCGTACACGCGGATGCCGCCGCGCCGGGCGCCGGACCGGAAGGTGAACGTGGTCTCGGTGTAGGAGCCCAGCGCGTCCCAGCCGGACTGCGTGGTGATCCCGGTGGCCGCGCCGACCGAGCCGCTGAACGTCCAGCCGAGCGCGCTCGCGGTCACCTGCCAGGCGCCCGAGGACTGCACGGCGGCGCGCAGCGTCATCGGCCTGGCGCGGTCCGGGCCCGCCGGCCTCGCGCTCGCCCGGGCCACCTGGCCGGCCAGCGGCAGGGCCAGTGCGGCGGAGCCGACACCGGCCGCCCTGATGAAGTCGCGACGGCTGAATCCGGTCATGAGGGTGCTCCTCGTCTGTTGGCGTCCAGGTGCGTCCAGGTGCGTCCTGCGGGCGTCCGGTGGGCGTGTCGTGGCGCTCGGTGCGTCTCGGTGCGTCTCGGTGCGTCTCGGTGCTTCCGGGCAGGCGGAAGCGGACGGCGGTGCGGAGGTGCGGGAGTACGGGGACGCGATCTCCGGCCGGTGCCGCGGACGCGCGGGGCGCGCGGGCACGGGAGGGCGACCGGGTCCCGGCCGGGCCCGTCCGCTGCGGGAGACGCCTTGCGCCCGGCGAGGGGGGAGACGGTGGACAGTGTGCTGTCGTGTTTCTTTTGAGGTCAAGAGTGCAGACAAAGAAACACGACAGCACACGTTCGCTCGTGGACAAACCGCAGGTGGAGGCCGTGCGCCGACATCGTCGCGGATGTGCGGGCGGCGCTAGATCTTCACGTATCTGAACTTGCGCCGGGGTGCGGGGAGAGGGCGAGCGGCCCTCCCGCCCGAACCTCCCTGCCGCGGGGTTGACCCTCGCCCGGCTGCCGGACTAGCGTCACAGCTCGCTGCGGTTCACCCTTCCGATCTACGTTCATGTACGTGATTGCCCGTCCGGCGGTGCCGACCCGGCCGGTCCGCCGGCTCCTTGGTCGGCTCCTTGGTCGTCTACTTGGTCATCTCGTAGACCACGATGGCCAGCCCGACGACCACGGTGAGGCCGACCAGGAGGACGACGAGGGAGCTGACACAGCACGCGGACAGTTCGCCGGCCCGGATCAGGGCCGCGCGCAGGCTGCCCTCGGGGGGCGGCGGCGGGGGCTCGGTGCGGCCCCGGCCGGCCTGGCGCGCGGACCGCGGCCCCGGGGCGCCGCCCGGCGCGGAACCGCGCCCCGACCCGGACCCGCCCGCCGCCGCGGAGCGCGGCGCGGACCTCGGTCCGGTTCTCGGCGCCTGACCGGGCACGGGCGTGGGCACGGTGGCGCCGACGCCGCCGTGCCGGCGCGGCGCGGGCGGGCCCTGGAAGTCGGGCTCGGTCATCGCGTTCTCCTGGCATCCGCGGACAGGGCCATCGGGCGGCGCTCCTCCGACTCGCAGGGGACTGGACGGACGTTAAATTACTACGGGGTGTAGGACCAACAAGACGGGCCCGCGCCGGGTACGGTTCCACACCCGGCTGTGCGACCCCTCACAAGGGCCGCGGACGCCTGCGGACTCCGGCGGACACCCGCGGACGCCTGCGGACTCCGGCGGACACCCGCCGCGAATCCGCCGATCCCGCCGATCCCGCCGATCCCGCGGACACCCGCCCGGCCATGCGCCGCCGCCGCGCCCTACGGGCATCCGTGCTCGCCCAGCAGCCGCTGCAGCATCCGCTCGTCCTCGGCCGACAGCTCGGAGACGAAGTGGGAGAGCACCGCGGCCCGGTCGCCGCCGTTGTCCAGCAGCGACCGCATCCGCTGCGCGGTGTGCGCGGCCTCGTCCCGCACCGGCGCGTACGCGTAGCCGCGCCCGGACCTGCGGCGGACCAGCATCCCCTTGCCGTGCAGCCGGGACAGGATGGTCAGCACCGTGGTGTACGCCAGGTCGCCGGCGATGCGCTCGTTGACCTGCGCGGCCGTGAGCGGTCCGTCCGCCGCCCACAGCGCGGACAGGACATCGGCCTCCAGCCGCCCCGGGGCGCGCCTGCGCCCGCCGGCCCTCTCGCGGTCCCCATCGCCGCCCACGCCGCACCTTCTCCCGTGCCCGCACTCCCCGGGCGTTCCCCTCGCGCCGGGAACGCTCCAATCTACTACGCCGGGTAGAGACAGCCCCGCCCCGCGGTCCCGGCTGGGGCCGGACGCGAGGCGGGGCGGGACGGACGACGGGACCGCGCTGCGGGCGGGGCGGGACGGACGACGGGACCGCGCTGCGGGCGGGGCGGGGCGGACGACGGGGCCGCGCTGCGGGCGCGGGCCGGCGGCGGGGTGGGTCAGGAGTCAGATGGTGCCGTCCTGCCACCACCACGCGCGGCCGAGGTCGGCCCGGCTGTCGACGTGCTGGTGGTCCTCGGTGTACGTCTCCAGGCCGGAGAAGCCGCAGGTCTCCGCCTTCTGGTAGACGGTCTTGTTGGAGACCCCCGGCACGTCGAGATCGGCGGCGGTGCCGTACAGGTGCATGCTGTCGCTGGCGCCGCCGACCGCCGCGTTGTGCGCGATGCTGCGGAAGCCGGAGTTGACGGTGATCGGCGTGTTGCCGAGCTTCTTGCGCAGCGCCTCCAGTTTGTACATCGCCCGGCGGACGTTCTCCTTGGCGGTGGCGGCGCTGACCTTGCCGCCGTCGAAGGTGCCGCTGACCCGGTCGGTGAACTCGCTGAAGTCGAAGTGCACCGTCGAACCGTCCGACTGCTGCAGCGCGTTGAGCTGCGACTGGGTCGCGGGACCCACGACGGCGTCGGCCGACAGGCCGTACGCGGACTGGAACAGGCGGACCGCGGTCGCGGTGCCCGGCCCGAAGTCGCCGTCGATGGCCACCCGGGTCTGGCCGGGGCTCGCGGTGGCCCAGCCGGCCACCCGGATCTGCAGTTCGGTGACGTCGGCGCCG from Actinacidiphila sp. DG2A-62 includes:
- a CDS encoding BlaI/MecI/CopY family transcriptional regulator; translation: MGGDGDRERAGGRRRAPGRLEADVLSALWAADGPLTAAQVNERIAGDLAYTTVLTILSRLHGKGMLVRRRSGRGYAYAPVRDEAAHTAQRMRSLLDNGGDRAAVLSHFVSELSAEDERMLQRLLGEHGCP
- a CDS encoding D-Ala-D-Ala carboxypeptidase family metallohydrolase, with the translated sequence MAPSSFRPDRRSLLRGTLAVGAGVALGPVLLSGSAYAYTWSRTLQQGMTGADVTELQIRVAGWATASPGQTRVAIDGDFGPGTATAVRLFQSAYGLSADAVVGPATQSQLNALQQSDGSTVHFDFSEFTDRVSGTFDGGKVSAATAKENVRRAMYKLEALRKKLGNTPITVNSGFRSIAHNAAVGGASDSMHLYGTAADLDVPGVSNKTVYQKAETCGFSGLETYTEDHQHVDSRADLGRAWWWQDGTI
- a CDS encoding carbohydrate-binding protein — translated: MLNTFGYWTDNGADYYYRFEADQGYTGTLLAVRDEWAARQVPMGYMQLDSWWYPKGPDDDWNDLPDGTSVYEADRTLFPDGLKAFQQQLGKPLVTHARWMDKSSPYHGRYTFSNDVITDPAYWQDIMAYLKDGGVVVYEQDWLCNNAKPAENLNDATAFFDNMAASASLNGLDMQYCMALPRDYLQSVRYPNLTTIRVSDDRFDRPKWDMFLYDSQFAGALGLWPWVDVFMSGETNNLLLANLSAGPVGVGDALGKIDAANVSKAVRPDGVIVKPDVPIVPTDATYVGEGAGTMPAMVASTHVAHVGLTYRYVFAYARQFAPPQTVYQAEDAKLSGAVVGRDNGGYTGSGFADYQHADGDYVEWTVQAPSAGTYTLQFRYANASFTDRPLALSVNGGGAQNLSFPSTGWWTTWSVVGTTVTLAAGANTVRLTATGASGGNIDWLGVTKGSVPTGFAQHASFGLAEIGESGPAYAYDYFAGTGTLVPAGGTVSAQVTSGTYWVVAPVGPSGIAFLGDAGKWVAHGDKRIAHLNDSGQVHATIAFAPGEGPVTLHGYAPRRPTVSASAGSVGAVGYDASTKLFSFTVSAQSAGHQAVVTIAP